A region of Maridesulfovibrio sp. DNA encodes the following proteins:
- a CDS encoding TSUP family transporter: protein MHKPSGRYILLFCAMLVLLCPELLWAADIKIPEYIGRANNPYILPDGSGPGFFLCTAIGLITGMLSAVIGAGGGLLVVPALMTAGVSGIYAVGSELFRLFIFSTIQSIRMGINRRIKYTLALIMTVGTILGGLGGYALSKTVFIADPAGNDIFISAMIILWLIIYAFIIIPDFRDEAQKYALELLRKEKEANKQEEAINTQPENPAEQKNPEQENKNAKEAEPTTEKDDDAKKKETEPEPEPQFEDELYPDEEPWEIARSLRSMKLPPYIKFPHTFKEKEDELEPAEMRRDGEEPDLDKEDSQDKLERIPVLPVFFMTMIGGFFMAITGSGGVILTFTLMTKGLGCVAALVAGTDLARLALSTGALTMGTYGLNGFINIYCITGLIFGTITGLHLGSKGLKHILPYRAKGLVALLVVSVIINRILALPALLRKAGAAIQPGLVSTFDSSGTYILLIGAGIFGSWILFSFLNGIYRSLQPVNGKGAKK from the coding sequence ATGCATAAACCCTCCGGCCGATACATACTTCTTTTCTGCGCAATGCTAGTCCTGCTCTGTCCGGAACTGCTTTGGGCAGCAGACATCAAAATCCCTGAATATATTGGAAGGGCCAACAATCCATACATTCTCCCAGACGGCAGCGGACCCGGCTTTTTCCTCTGCACGGCTATCGGGCTGATCACCGGGATGCTCAGTGCCGTCATCGGCGCTGGAGGTGGCTTGCTGGTGGTTCCGGCGCTGATGACAGCCGGGGTCAGCGGCATTTATGCAGTAGGCTCGGAGTTGTTCCGTTTATTTATATTCAGCACCATTCAATCCATACGTATGGGAATCAACAGACGCATCAAATACACTCTTGCGCTGATTATGACAGTGGGCACAATTTTAGGCGGATTGGGGGGATACGCTCTCAGCAAAACCGTCTTTATTGCCGATCCTGCAGGTAACGATATTTTCATATCAGCCATGATCATACTTTGGTTGATCATATATGCCTTCATCATTATCCCCGACTTTCGGGATGAAGCACAGAAATACGCTCTTGAATTGCTGCGCAAAGAAAAAGAGGCAAATAAACAGGAAGAAGCTATCAACACTCAGCCTGAAAATCCTGCCGAACAAAAAAATCCTGAACAAGAAAATAAAAACGCAAAAGAAGCCGAGCCAACAACGGAAAAAGATGATGATGCAAAGAAAAAAGAAACTGAACCGGAACCAGAGCCGCAGTTTGAAGACGAGCTTTATCCAGATGAAGAGCCTTGGGAAATCGCCCGCAGCCTGCGTAGCATGAAACTTCCCCCGTATATTAAATTCCCCCATACCTTTAAAGAAAAAGAAGATGAACTTGAGCCTGCTGAAATGAGACGGGACGGAGAAGAACCTGATCTGGATAAGGAAGATAGTCAGGACAAACTTGAACGAATCCCGGTTCTGCCTGTCTTTTTCATGACCATGATCGGCGGATTCTTCATGGCCATTACAGGATCGGGCGGAGTAATTTTGACCTTTACCCTTATGACCAAAGGATTAGGCTGCGTTGCCGCACTGGTGGCCGGGACGGACCTTGCAAGACTGGCCCTTTCTACCGGTGCATTGACCATGGGAACATATGGATTAAACGGATTCATTAATATCTACTGCATTACCGGTCTGATTTTCGGCACGATCACAGGGCTGCATCTGGGCAGCAAGGGACTAAAACATATCCTGCCCTACCGGGCCAAGGGACTGGTTGCCCTGCTGGTTGTCTCGGTAATCATAAACCGCATACTTGCCCTGCCCGCATTACTTCGCAAAGCCGGTGCAGCCATTCAACCGGGGCTGGTCTCAACTTTTGATTCCAGCGGAACCTACATCCTGCTCATCGGTGCGGGAATTTTC